The Desulfonispora thiosulfatigenes DSM 11270 DNA segment AGAACAGCTAAAGTATGATTAAAAACATCTTTATCATGATGAGGATTATGCTGCATAAAATCAAGACTTGGGATTAATTCTGGTGCAATAAACTCTAATAATTTAGAATCAGCTAATAGCTTTAACCCTTTACTCGGGTAATCAGAGATTAGTATTTTGCAAAATTCGTCTCTGATACGTTCCTGGCTAATATTATTTAGTAAATTAGCATTTTTTTTAATTGCCTTTAGTGTCAAATCTTCTATACTAAAGTTTAATTGACAGGCAAAACGGATTGCTCTTAGCATCCGCAGAGCATCTTCTTGATATCTCCTATCAGCATCACCCACTGCTTTGATAACCTTTTCGCTTAAATCTTTATATCCATTAAAGAAATCAATTAAACCTTCGTGGCTATTATAGGCAAGGGAATTAATAGTAAAGTCTCTTCTACTTAAATCCTCCCTTAGTGAATTAGTAAAAAAAACTTGATCTGGTTTTCTATTATTAAGATAATCTCCATCAATTCGATATGTAGTTACTTCATAGCTCTTACTATCTATAATTATACTTACTGTTCCATGTTTTAAGCCAGTAGGTATTACCTTATACTCATTAAATAATTCTATTACTTCTAAAGGATCAGCATTAGTACACATATCCCAGTCCATAGGAATCTTCTTAAGTAGACTATCTCGTACACAACCCCCTACAACATAGGCCTCATATCCATTAGATTGTAATTTGTTTAAAATTAAATTAGCACTATTATCTATTTCTATCATAACATCACCCATAAATTCCGACTTATATATTTTCTTGAAAAAGATCGTTTAACTAATTACTTTAATTTTAAGCTTTATTTACTTTAATTTCAACTTAGCCAAATATAATCTTATCTTAATAACATTGCATGATATCAAAAAATTTACTATTATAAATTTATTATATATAGAAAGGAAGTAAAATATGAAAATTGCAACTATCTCAGATATTCATGGCAATCTACCTGCTCTTATAAATGCCTATGATAATATAAAAAAGGAAGGTATAGACACTATTATTTGTCTTGGTGACTTGGTAGGATATGGTCCTTTTCCTAATGAGGTTATAGAATTTATTAAAGATAAAAATATTCTGACCATTAAGGGTAATTATGATGCTTCGGTTGTGGATAATAAATTTAGCTATATAAGAGATACCGAAATAAATAAATTTTCTCTTCCCTGGGCTGTTAATGAATTAAGTGCGGAACATAGAAATTATCTATTACATCTGCCTAAAGAAATAAATCTTAAATTTAATGATAAGTCTATTACCTTTGTGCATGGAAGTCCACGTAAAATAAATGAATATTTACATTTAGACTCAAAAGAAGCAGAAGAAGTGATGAAAGATTTTAGTGGGGATCTTTTAGTGTGTGCTCATACCCATCTTCCTTATATAAAAAAATATCAAAACAAAATCTTATTTAATCAAGGTAGTATCGGCAAACCTAAGTTTGGCAAACCAAATTCTAGTTACGGTGTCATCGAAATACTAAATGATCAAGCTGAAATATTAATTGAGATTAAAGAAATTAGCTATGACTTCCACAAAACTATCGAGGTCATGAAAGCAAAGAACTTTCCAGAAAAAATTATTACATCCATCGAAACTGGTATAGAAAAGTAAATATTTTTCAAAAAATTGTCTCCTTAAAATAGGAGGCAATTTTTTTTTAAAAAGTAGCAATATCAACTCCCCTGCATATACTTTACATATAATTGCTTAAAAAATTACTCTCCTCACATATTTTACAGGTTAGTAAAAGGGGGATTTTGTATGGAGTTAAATGGTAATATTTTAATAGCTCAAGGTGGAGGGCCTACAGCCGTAATTAATCAATCCTTGGCTGGTGTTGTTTTAGAATCTCGTAAATTTATGCAAGTATCTAGGGTTTATGGAGCTTTAAATGGTGTATGTGGTATTTTGAATGAAGACTTTTTAGATTTAAGTCAAGAAAGTAGTTCTAATCTTGAACAAGTTGCTTTAACACCTTCCTCTGCCCTTTGGTCAACTAGAGATAAACCTGATGGTAAATACTGTACAGAAATGTTTCAAGTTTTAAAAGCTCATAATATTCGCTATTTTTTCTATATAGGTGGTAATGATTCAGCTGATACAGTTCATATAATTAATGAACATGCACGACAATCAGACTTTGAAATAAAAGCTATTCACATTCCAAAAACGATTGACAATGACTTGGTTTTAAATGACCATACTCCAGGCTATGGTTCAGCTGCAAGATTCGTTGCACAGGCATTTATGGGCATTAATTTAGATAATAAATCCTTACCTGGTGTCTACATCGGAGTTGTTATGGGTAGACATGCAGGATTTTTAACCGCAGCTGCTTCAATGGCTAAACAAAAACCAGATGATGGACCGCACTTAATTTATTTACCTGAAAGAGTTTTTAAAATGGAAAACTTTTTATATGATGTAAAAAACACATATG contains these protein-coding regions:
- a CDS encoding 6-phosphofructokinase, encoding MELNGNILIAQGGGPTAVINQSLAGVVLESRKFMQVSRVYGALNGVCGILNEDFLDLSQESSSNLEQVALTPSSALWSTRDKPDGKYCTEMFQVLKAHNIRYFFYIGGNDSADTVHIINEHARQSDFEIKAIHIPKTIDNDLVLNDHTPGYGSAARFVAQAFMGINLDNKSLPGVYIGVVMGRHAGFLTAAASMAKQKPDDGPHLIYLPERVFKMENFLYDVKNTYDKYGRCIIAISEGVQDEFKKPIVTSLYNQIAKDAHGNIQLSGNGSLGDLLANEIKDKLKINRVRSDTFGYLQRSFVGCVSDIDQKEARIVGEKAARLAVLYNVNGSLTIERTGSYSVDYKLRPLQEIARKTKYMPDEFINSEGNNVTNAFREYVRPLLGSTLPAIHHLQAPRVPKILRF
- a CDS encoding CCA tRNA nucleotidyltransferase, whose protein sequence is MIEIDNSANLILNKLQSNGYEAYVVGGCVRDSLLKKIPMDWDMCTNADPLEVIELFNEYKVIPTGLKHGTVSIIIDSKSYEVTTYRIDGDYLNNRKPDQVFFTNSLREDLSRRDFTINSLAYNSHEGLIDFFNGYKDLSEKVIKAVGDADRRYQEDALRMLRAIRFACQLNFSIEDLTLKAIKKNANLLNNISQERIRDEFCKILISDYPSKGLKLLADSKLLEFIAPELIPSLDFMQHNPHHDKDVFNHTLAVLENTPNKLVIRLAALLHDIGKPHTFSLDKNKIGHFYGHQHESEKLAKNFLNRLKFDNKTINTVSILVKEHMSWFDKISDKGIKRLITRVGVDNINDLFTLQIADVKGTKPPYDFSKILQVKERVHKILTKKEPLTIKDLNITGNDLKQIGIKPSKEMGQIIENLFQRVLEEPKLNYKDKLLELANNMNKTN
- a CDS encoding metallophosphoesterase family protein, with product MKIATISDIHGNLPALINAYDNIKKEGIDTIICLGDLVGYGPFPNEVIEFIKDKNILTIKGNYDASVVDNKFSYIRDTEINKFSLPWAVNELSAEHRNYLLHLPKEINLKFNDKSITFVHGSPRKINEYLHLDSKEAEEVMKDFSGDLLVCAHTHLPYIKKYQNKILFNQGSIGKPKFGKPNSSYGVIEILNDQAEILIEIKEISYDFHKTIEVMKAKNFPEKIITSIETGIEK